A DNA window from Vigna angularis cultivar LongXiaoDou No.4 chromosome 1, ASM1680809v1, whole genome shotgun sequence contains the following coding sequences:
- the LOC108345810 gene encoding uncharacterized protein LOC108345810 isoform X2, producing MESRDLPSSSPSSTANRDASSGTETEDGVFTVAVALAKDAALHFQSAKFAECVEVLNQLLQKKQDDPKVLHNIAIAEFFRDGCSDPKRLLEVINGVKRKNDELALALGEQGESVNNVGNKVVLGSKGSNASAHQFSGSNSTGTMYSDEFDSSVAMLNIAIIWFHLHDYAKTLSVLEPLFQNIEPIDETTALHICLLLLDASLACHDASKSADVLTYLEKAFGVSSVSQGDSGNTAQQQAANLVTKSAPVAISASATDASSSELGSSANASENHLSRALSEDTLDYEAMILDMGGQNLVRPMGPSSNDISRALVDRFSTVDLKLKLQLYKVRFLLLTRNLKLAKREVKLAMNIARGRDSSMALLLKSQLEYARGNHRKAVKLLMASNNRTDTAFSSIFNNNLGCIYYQLGKYQTSSLFFSKALTNCSSLRKDQSLKLPTFSQDNSLLIIYNCGVQYLACGKPILAARCFQKASLVFYKQPLLWLRLSECCLMALEKGLIKSSRFPSDKLGVGVCVVGIGKWRQLVVENQIPGKGHMDSSEGDDSCPSEDGRLKLSMSLAQQCLLNALNLLDSNNANCLKSGLPSNSSVEENDGSEVSPSKNSNLKNLHGIDSKAFSVGVGLGQVNANGDTKEQKGGNSQELVQNSLSYYENVRKRENQLVKQAVLANLAYVELELDNPLKALSVARSLLELPECSRIYIFLGHVYAAEALCLLNRPKEAAEHLSFYLSGGNNVDLPFSLEDCEKWQPERTAEFEEVNVGSVAAKNSSLEGAQSIVFLKPEEARATIYANFAVMSAMQGEFEKSSILITQALSILPNSPEATLTAVYLDILLGKPQEALTKLKRCSRIRFLPSGITLNKSS from the exons ATGGAATCCCGAGATTTACCGTCGTCGTCCCCGTCGTCCACCGCCAACCGCGACGCCTCCTCCGGCACCGAGACCGAGGACGGCGTTTTCACCGTCGCCGTGGCACTCGCCAAAGATGCCGCGTTGCATTTTCAGTCTGCCAAGTTCGCCGAGTGCGTCGAGGTTTTGAACCAGCTCCTGCAGAAGAAGCAGGACGATCCCAAG GTACTTCATAATATTGCAATTGCGGAATTCTTCCGAGACGGTTGTTCAGATCCCAAAAGGTTGCTTGAAGTTATAAATGGCGTCAAG AGGAAAAATGATGAGCTTGCTCTAGCTTTGGGAGAACAAGGAGAGTCAGTTAACAATGTTGGAAATAAAGTTGTTTTGGGATCCAAAGGAAGTAATGCTTCAGCGCATCAGTTTTCAGGTTCAAACAGCACTGGCACCATGTATTCAGATGAATTTGACTCTTCTGTGGCAATGCTAAATATT GCCATCATTTGGTTCCATCTCCATGACTATGCGAAGACATTGTCTGTGTTGGAACCGCTCTTTCAAAATATTGAACCTATAGATGAG ACAACGGCTCTTCATATTTGTCTTCTGCTGCTTGATGCTAGCCTTGCTTGCCATGATGCATCAAAATCAGCT GATGTGTTGACTTATCTGGAAAAAGCATTTGGTGTTAGTAGTGTGAGTCAAGGTGACAGTGGGAACACAGCACAGCAACAAGCTGCAAATTTAGTTACCAAGTCTGCACCTGTTGCCATTAGTGCGTCAGCTACTGATGCATCCAGTTCTGAGTTAGGGTCAAGTGCAAATGCATCTGAAAATCATCTATCCAGAGCTTTGTCTGAGGATACACTTGATTATGAAGCCATGATTTTGGATATGGGTGGACAAAATTTAGTAAGGCCAATGGGCCCATCTTCAAATGACATTTCAAGGGCTTTGGTTGACAGGTTTTCTACTGTTGATTTAAAGCTAAAATTGCAACTTTACAAGGTTAGGTTTCTGCTTCTTACTAGGAACTTGAAACTGGCAAAACGAGAAGTCAAGCTGGCCATGAACATTGCACGTGGAAGAGATTCATCAATGGCTCTTCTTTTGAAATCCCAGCTTGAATATGCCCGTGGTAACCACCGCAAAGCTGTAAAGCTATTGATGGCATCAAATAATAGAACAGACACAGCATTTTCAAGCATTTTCAACAACAATCTTGGTTGCATTTATTATCAGCTTGGGAAATATCAGacgtcatctttatttttctcaaaggCATTAACCAATTGCTCATCACTGCGGAAGGATCAATCTTTAAAGCTACCCACTTTCTCACAGGACAATTCTCtccttataatttataattgtgGTGTGCAGTACTTAGCTTGTGGGAAGCCAATACTTGCTGCTCGATGTTTCCAGAAGGCAAGTCTGGTCTTTTATAAACAACCTCTCTTGTGGCTCAGACTCTCAGAATGCTGTTTGATGGCTTTAGAAAAGGGCCTCATCAAATCAAGTCGGTTCCCATCAGATAAGTTGGGGGTAGGAGTGTGTGTTGTTGGAATTGGAAAATGGAGGCAACTTGTGGTGGAAAATCAGATTCCAGGAAAGGGACATATGGACTCATCTGAAGGGGATGATTCTTGTCCAAGTGAAGATGGGCGACTGAAGTTATCGATGTCCCTTGCCCAGCAATGCCTCTTGAATGCTCTAAACTTGCTGGATTCCAACAATGCAAATTGTTTGAAATCTGGTTTGCCCTCTAACTCTTCCGTGGAGGAAAATGATGGAAGTGAGGTGTCACCTTCAAAGAATTCAAATCTTAAAAACTTACATGGCATTGATTCAAAGGCATTTTCAGTAGGAGTAGGTTTAGGTCAGGTCAATGCAAACGGAGACACTAAGGAACAAAAGGGTGGGAATAGTCAGGAACTTGTTCAGAACTCCTTATCCTATTATGAAAATGTCCGTAAAAGAGAAAATCAACTGGTTAAACAAGCTGTTCTTGCTAATTTAGCTTATGTGGAGCTGGAATTGGACAATCCTTTGAAGGCACTATCGGTTGCAAGATCTCTCTTAGAACTTCCAGAATGTTCCAGAATTTACATCTTTCTAGGCCATGTTTATGCAGCAGAGGCTCTCTGCTTGCTGAACAGACCAAAGGAAGCGGCTGAGCATTTGTCATTTTATTTGTCTGGGGGAAACAATGTTGACTTGCCTTTCAGCCTTGAGGACTGTGAGAAATGGCAACCAGAGAGGACTGCCGAATTTGAAGAGGTGAATGTAGGATCCGTTGCTGCCAAGAATTCTTCTCTTGAAGGCGCTCAGAGTATTGTTTTCCTCAAGCCAGAGGAGGCGCGAGCAACAATTTATGCAAATTTTGCTGTAATGTCCGCAATGCAGGGTGAGTTTGAGAAATCAAGTATTTTGATCACACAGGCATTGTCCATATTACCCAACAGTCCAGAAGCCACACTTACTGCAGTTTATTTGGATATTTTGCTCGGTAAGCCACAGGAAGCTCTGACCAAATTAAAACGTTGTAGCCGTATTAGGTTCCTTCCTAGTGGAATAACATTGAATAAATCTTCTTGA
- the LOC108345810 gene encoding uncharacterized protein LOC108345810 isoform X1, producing MESRDLPSSSPSSTANRDASSGTETEDGVFTVAVALAKDAALHFQSAKFAECVEVLNQLLQKKQDDPKVLHNIAIAEFFRDGCSDPKRLLEVINGVKLIQRKNDELALALGEQGESVNNVGNKVVLGSKGSNASAHQFSGSNSTGTMYSDEFDSSVAMLNIAIIWFHLHDYAKTLSVLEPLFQNIEPIDETTALHICLLLLDASLACHDASKSADVLTYLEKAFGVSSVSQGDSGNTAQQQAANLVTKSAPVAISASATDASSSELGSSANASENHLSRALSEDTLDYEAMILDMGGQNLVRPMGPSSNDISRALVDRFSTVDLKLKLQLYKVRFLLLTRNLKLAKREVKLAMNIARGRDSSMALLLKSQLEYARGNHRKAVKLLMASNNRTDTAFSSIFNNNLGCIYYQLGKYQTSSLFFSKALTNCSSLRKDQSLKLPTFSQDNSLLIIYNCGVQYLACGKPILAARCFQKASLVFYKQPLLWLRLSECCLMALEKGLIKSSRFPSDKLGVGVCVVGIGKWRQLVVENQIPGKGHMDSSEGDDSCPSEDGRLKLSMSLAQQCLLNALNLLDSNNANCLKSGLPSNSSVEENDGSEVSPSKNSNLKNLHGIDSKAFSVGVGLGQVNANGDTKEQKGGNSQELVQNSLSYYENVRKRENQLVKQAVLANLAYVELELDNPLKALSVARSLLELPECSRIYIFLGHVYAAEALCLLNRPKEAAEHLSFYLSGGNNVDLPFSLEDCEKWQPERTAEFEEVNVGSVAAKNSSLEGAQSIVFLKPEEARATIYANFAVMSAMQGEFEKSSILITQALSILPNSPEATLTAVYLDILLGKPQEALTKLKRCSRIRFLPSGITLNKSS from the exons ATGGAATCCCGAGATTTACCGTCGTCGTCCCCGTCGTCCACCGCCAACCGCGACGCCTCCTCCGGCACCGAGACCGAGGACGGCGTTTTCACCGTCGCCGTGGCACTCGCCAAAGATGCCGCGTTGCATTTTCAGTCTGCCAAGTTCGCCGAGTGCGTCGAGGTTTTGAACCAGCTCCTGCAGAAGAAGCAGGACGATCCCAAG GTACTTCATAATATTGCAATTGCGGAATTCTTCCGAGACGGTTGTTCAGATCCCAAAAGGTTGCTTGAAGTTATAAATGGCGTCAAG TTGATTCAGAGGAAAAATGATGAGCTTGCTCTAGCTTTGGGAGAACAAGGAGAGTCAGTTAACAATGTTGGAAATAAAGTTGTTTTGGGATCCAAAGGAAGTAATGCTTCAGCGCATCAGTTTTCAGGTTCAAACAGCACTGGCACCATGTATTCAGATGAATTTGACTCTTCTGTGGCAATGCTAAATATT GCCATCATTTGGTTCCATCTCCATGACTATGCGAAGACATTGTCTGTGTTGGAACCGCTCTTTCAAAATATTGAACCTATAGATGAG ACAACGGCTCTTCATATTTGTCTTCTGCTGCTTGATGCTAGCCTTGCTTGCCATGATGCATCAAAATCAGCT GATGTGTTGACTTATCTGGAAAAAGCATTTGGTGTTAGTAGTGTGAGTCAAGGTGACAGTGGGAACACAGCACAGCAACAAGCTGCAAATTTAGTTACCAAGTCTGCACCTGTTGCCATTAGTGCGTCAGCTACTGATGCATCCAGTTCTGAGTTAGGGTCAAGTGCAAATGCATCTGAAAATCATCTATCCAGAGCTTTGTCTGAGGATACACTTGATTATGAAGCCATGATTTTGGATATGGGTGGACAAAATTTAGTAAGGCCAATGGGCCCATCTTCAAATGACATTTCAAGGGCTTTGGTTGACAGGTTTTCTACTGTTGATTTAAAGCTAAAATTGCAACTTTACAAGGTTAGGTTTCTGCTTCTTACTAGGAACTTGAAACTGGCAAAACGAGAAGTCAAGCTGGCCATGAACATTGCACGTGGAAGAGATTCATCAATGGCTCTTCTTTTGAAATCCCAGCTTGAATATGCCCGTGGTAACCACCGCAAAGCTGTAAAGCTATTGATGGCATCAAATAATAGAACAGACACAGCATTTTCAAGCATTTTCAACAACAATCTTGGTTGCATTTATTATCAGCTTGGGAAATATCAGacgtcatctttatttttctcaaaggCATTAACCAATTGCTCATCACTGCGGAAGGATCAATCTTTAAAGCTACCCACTTTCTCACAGGACAATTCTCtccttataatttataattgtgGTGTGCAGTACTTAGCTTGTGGGAAGCCAATACTTGCTGCTCGATGTTTCCAGAAGGCAAGTCTGGTCTTTTATAAACAACCTCTCTTGTGGCTCAGACTCTCAGAATGCTGTTTGATGGCTTTAGAAAAGGGCCTCATCAAATCAAGTCGGTTCCCATCAGATAAGTTGGGGGTAGGAGTGTGTGTTGTTGGAATTGGAAAATGGAGGCAACTTGTGGTGGAAAATCAGATTCCAGGAAAGGGACATATGGACTCATCTGAAGGGGATGATTCTTGTCCAAGTGAAGATGGGCGACTGAAGTTATCGATGTCCCTTGCCCAGCAATGCCTCTTGAATGCTCTAAACTTGCTGGATTCCAACAATGCAAATTGTTTGAAATCTGGTTTGCCCTCTAACTCTTCCGTGGAGGAAAATGATGGAAGTGAGGTGTCACCTTCAAAGAATTCAAATCTTAAAAACTTACATGGCATTGATTCAAAGGCATTTTCAGTAGGAGTAGGTTTAGGTCAGGTCAATGCAAACGGAGACACTAAGGAACAAAAGGGTGGGAATAGTCAGGAACTTGTTCAGAACTCCTTATCCTATTATGAAAATGTCCGTAAAAGAGAAAATCAACTGGTTAAACAAGCTGTTCTTGCTAATTTAGCTTATGTGGAGCTGGAATTGGACAATCCTTTGAAGGCACTATCGGTTGCAAGATCTCTCTTAGAACTTCCAGAATGTTCCAGAATTTACATCTTTCTAGGCCATGTTTATGCAGCAGAGGCTCTCTGCTTGCTGAACAGACCAAAGGAAGCGGCTGAGCATTTGTCATTTTATTTGTCTGGGGGAAACAATGTTGACTTGCCTTTCAGCCTTGAGGACTGTGAGAAATGGCAACCAGAGAGGACTGCCGAATTTGAAGAGGTGAATGTAGGATCCGTTGCTGCCAAGAATTCTTCTCTTGAAGGCGCTCAGAGTATTGTTTTCCTCAAGCCAGAGGAGGCGCGAGCAACAATTTATGCAAATTTTGCTGTAATGTCCGCAATGCAGGGTGAGTTTGAGAAATCAAGTATTTTGATCACACAGGCATTGTCCATATTACCCAACAGTCCAGAAGCCACACTTACTGCAGTTTATTTGGATATTTTGCTCGGTAAGCCACAGGAAGCTCTGACCAAATTAAAACGTTGTAGCCGTATTAGGTTCCTTCCTAGTGGAATAACATTGAATAAATCTTCTTGA